The Brachyhypopomus gauderio isolate BG-103 chromosome 1, BGAUD_0.2, whole genome shotgun sequence genome includes the window CTTGCGAGACACTCAGTTTTGCTTTAAGCATAGCAGTAACTGAGCACGATAACAGAACACCCTattgtttacacacattttCTGTCTGTGTAATATAGTATGTGAATGATGCATTATGTACAGTTTAACAAAAAATGTCATGCATCTCTGCACCAAATGGGTAAAACAAAACTGTGCCAGACATATCTGGTCCATTCACAGACTTACCAGTTGTAGCAGGTTGTAGAGTGTCTCACTCAACACAGTAAACACTTTCTCATTGGCAAAGGCCTAGACAGAATGAATGTCACTCATTAAAACCAACCACTTTACTGATTATATTTCTGCTTTCATCACTGTGATTTAACAGGATTGTACCTCTTTATAGGCTTGTAGATGGGAAACAACTTTAAGATAATGATGCCGGAATATTGGGTCATCGGGGACTTTTCCAAAGCAAAGAAGTGCTGGCTGGGTTAGATTGACCATGagcctataaaatgattttATATGAACAAAAATCACAATTTTCATTCTTCcccaatatataatatatttacattacTTGTTCCAATATAAACTTATGTTGTATTAAGGAGACACACCATTTTTATTAATGCTGTGGCTATGACATGCTTTGGTCAATATACCACAAGGATCAAGTCCTTAACCCTTTCAAATTAGCCCTGCTCACAATGTCCATCTTTAGCACCTATTTTTCAGGATATCCCACCGTTTCCCACTCTAGTTTCTTAAATATGTAGCTAGTTTATGGcaaataaattaatgtaaatatcaaatgtcATTAAGATATTAATTTACTACTGTACTGCCCCAGGTTGGAAGAGCTGTCAGGCACAAAGGGGCTAGCATACACGTACCTCACCGGTTTTTGAAAACTCTAGCTGTGACATTGCAATACTTACATTTTTCAGCTCTTTGAAGATGGGAGCTAATATAGCAATTTGTGCAAATAATAATGTTTTCTGATTGTCTTATTCCAGTTTGCAGGTTGCTTTGCAAAGAGATACTCAAATGTACTCAGTATTCTGCAAGTATTCTATACAACCCGTTTTAAAAGAGCATTTCCAATCGAAACTTGTTTTGTACATACCTGATGCAGGCATCGAACAGTGGTTTGTCCTGCCCATGCTGGGTAATGATGGGTAAGAGGTCATTCTGAAGAATCTGTCCAGCTCCCAGCTGTTGTCTGATGTCCCTCGTATCGTCTTCATGTCTCAGGTAACGAATCAAGTCTTTTACACTCTCTGAATTGGGTCGCACATTTGGGAATTCAAGAATGTTTCAAATGTCCTATCAAAAATACCTTTTAGAGGTTTGTGACAGTTAAAATGTTAAACTTGCACCATAATTGCACTCACCAAGACAGTCTGGTTCTTTATGGTAAGTTTCCCCCTCCAAACAGCCTAGGGCACTGCAGGTAGCCAACAATTCACAGTTCATCGTGTGTGAGTGTTGCTGTGAGCTTCCTTGCTATGGTTGAGTTCTTCCTCAAACTACAAAACCATTCAgccaaaaactgaaaaatataaatacacaaatTTACTGCACAATAGAACACACAAGGAACATCACCAGAGAAAACACATGCATACCAAAGGACAGCTTACTTGAACCATAAACCTAAATCAAAGGGAATAGCATGTTAGCACCACCAAAGCTGGTTCTGCATAGTGCTGGATGGATGGTGAAGGAGATGCATAATTGATGGTTCTGAAAGTGTAATTCTTGCCTTTAAATGCTAAATTTCAACTAGAAGGCCGGTAAAGGGAAAGTGCACTATACACAAATCTAATTCTAGTTAAACATATTAATGATTTTAAATATATTCACAGCACTTATAACTTATATAGCACTTATATAAGCAGCTTAACTGACTCTAGAGCCTGACTTAAGTTGATATTCTATgataaaattaattatttattctctCCTTTTAATGATTACACAGAATCAATGGGGGGGGGGAAGTGTGACAGAAACTACTGATTATTGATTAATTATCATCGATTAGattatgtttagttattataagagatcattatgaactttatgatttaggacatgtccattctgactaagcagaaggactacaataatgaagtagtgtgattcagtgtaaccatgtttagctCATGTTATGTatgtgtgctatacgtgacccaggtcagggagagtgctgagggtaagagcattTTGGTAAccggtagtcactaggctactatacttgggtcatttagctttctctgtgttcaactgatacatcagttgcttccgctaactctagggaagtccatattaggagatatacacatgtgagacaaagtagcctgctggacgcctatgttttggaacatgctgtgctaaagataacctgcctgttagaactgctgaattgtgtttaagattgtataaaagcagggggactgcccccctgccttcagagttgtcatgcttgaatgagactctcatgtttgtgtcttgtatctgtctttgtcctatttatatatatttatatttttgtaataaattaaatcatttaaccacgtctgagtcctcatccatttccagaaaatttccacgacaacaTTCAATGACATTTTAGGTTCACAttctttttgtgtttaaaagCAGTGCAGATCATCCCTGTTATTAAACCAAACAAGCACAATCGTTCTGCAAATTTGATGCAAAATGTTGATGCCAATTTGCAGTTGTTTttcaaataaattaaaactgCTAAAGGCCCAGCTATGAATAATCTATTCCAACAGACAAATACACTcaatggccactttattaggtacacctgtccaactgctcattaacgcaaatgtcaaatcagccaatcacatggcagcaactcaatgcatttaggcatgtaggccaagatgatctgctgaTGACATGGCTGTTGGTGTCAGatgtctgagtatttcagaaactgctgatctactgggattttcacacacaaccatctctagggtttacagagaatggtccaaaaaagagaataTCCAGTGaacggcagttctgtgggtgcaaatgctttgttgatgccagaggtcagaggagaatagcCAGACtagttcgagctgatagaacggcatcAGTAACTCATtcattacaaccgaggcatccagaagagcatctctgaatatgttgaaccttgaggcggatgggctacagcagctgcagaagaccacaccgggtgccactcctgtcagctaagaacaggaaactgaggctacaattcacaggctcaccaaaattggacaatagaagattggaaaaacgttgcctggtctgatgtgtctcgatttctgctgcaacattgaTGGTAGAGTCAGAATTACATGAAAGTACGGATCTGTCATGCTTTGTATGAAGGGCtcaggctgctggtggtggagcaatggtgtgggggatatttttctGGCACACTTTGGTCCCAtcagtaccaattgagcatcgtataaacaccacagcctacctgagtattgttactGACCATGtacatccctttatgaccagtgtacccatcttctgatggctacttctagCAGGATAACATGCaatgtcataaagcgcaaatcatctcaaactggtttcttgaacatgacaagttcactgtactcgaatggcctccacagtcaccagatctcaatccaatagatcacctttgggatgtggtggaacgggagattcacatcatggatgtgcaacAAACAAATCTGCAACAACTGCGTGATGttatgtcaatatggaccagactctctaggaatgtttccagtaccttgttgaatctatgccttTAAGGcaaaaagggggtccaacccggtactagcagtACCTAATGGCCGTTTCCTTTTTACACTTTACTACTGCAACATGTCAAATGCATTAAAACTCAACGGCTCACAGCTTAACAAAAACAGCCCGATACTTTCCTTCACCCACGTCATGAACAGCAAATGACATATGAACATTAACTTAAGGTGTAAAATTGAGTTTTTCTTTAAGGAACACTTACCAAACGAAACGAACAACTTCCTTCAACTTGACATTCCTGTAGAAAACTAGCGACCTTATATGTGCTGTTGCTCAAAGTTGAACGCAGATATACGTATAGCTACGAATTATCCATCAAACTGACTCACTATCTGCGCCAGATATCGACCACACCGCATTAAAAGTGAGCGAGCCCAGAGAAGTTAGAAGACAGAATACTAGAGACACTTACCAGAGACATTAACTAGTGAACATAAGCCAGTCAACCCGTTTTACTACCAACATATTGATCTGTATTACTGGGCCATACTGCATTAATGCTGCATGATGATCGACATATTTAACTACGCGACACTAAAACTACAGGCGCACATGATCTCGCGCGCAAATTAAACTCGAGCATGCGCAGATGCCAGCAAAGTCACTTTTTTGGACTTAATATCTGTACTAAACGCACAGACTGTTTTTCACCCTGACGTGTTTCCCAAAAACAGGCTACCTACCGTAATACATGTTGGTGAGGCTACTCACATTCAGGGCAGGTGACGTGACCACGACCTTGGCTCGTTACTTCATTCCTTTTTAAAATGAATTGGTAACTAGCTATGTGTTTAGTGTTGGAATTTGATTTTGCAAATGTATTGTTTCATCATTTCCATGTACAAATAGTTCCTAATTAAACAGAGTGCAGTAGTTAAAATTATGTGCAATACCTCTTCTGCTGGACACTGCTGGCTCAGATattctattgtttttattatttaatattattagtattagctttaaaaaaaatccttaatCTGTATATATCCAttctttttttctccttttctctttttttctacTGTAATGACGCTGCTGGAATCTTAATTTCTCTGAGGGGAACCCCccaaagggatcaataaagacATATCTCTATCTATATACCTATCTGATTGCTAGGGTGACTGTCCTGGCTCTAACTTGCTGTAAAAAAATGTCTGCCTTTGACCATCAGATTTCTTTTCACCAAATGTCGGTTTACACTCATCTATGGAAAGAGATCTGGCAACCCACTTTACTGGGCTGATATTGAAACTCTTAGGAGTCAAACTAACCCTAATTctattttttcaacaaaattCCAATTCCATCTTGCAGATATTTGAGGTATGGTATTGGATTTGATACACTTCCTATTGTCTTGATGGCCATATGCCATATGAGGATCTCTTCATATGTCTTCAGCATTTCCCCTTTTGATATTTGGGTAGACAGTCCCACAGGTACCTTTAGCCAATCCTTTCAATAAGTATCTGGCCTTTCTATTGTGAAAGTGTCTTTGAGATATTAATTTATCTGCCCTTTGTTCTAGTGCTATAAAAGATCTAAGAAACGCCTCAATCCTCATTGGCCTTTCCACTCACCCCGTGTTTTGACCCATGTGGTATCCATGGTATCCATCCCTATTTATTATAGATTTGTCCTTAATAAACAGCAGCTCTGTGTTTCTGCCCTGCCTCCTTTTGTTCCCCATTATAGCTCCTAAAACCTGAGTACACTTGCAACAGATAGAATCTCCTGTTTTGATCATTTATAtgatatacaaatatatttgatttgatcatTTCCATGTACAAGTAGTTTCATGGacgaaattttgatttcataggtggggggacACAAATAGCTTGAGAACTGGGGTGCGGGGtttaccaaaaccggcttttgaaaaagtgcaggggacatatccccccccccccccccccaccaccaccaccaccaccaaattgCGTCCGTGAGTAGTTTAGTATAAGTTAACCTATCAGAGACTTGATAAGAGAGTGGGAGGTATAAAATCAGGTTTGAGCATCTACCGTAAAtgtaagtggactggacgacaagGGGTGAAAATGTGTccgctgccctctagtggctagctgcagtacaactttaaACCCCGTCCATTTCCATGTAAGTGAATGGCTCAGACGATAAACTTCGAATTTATATTACACTTCAAATACGTTTGTGGGGCAGTTATGTTTTGTCAGTCCTATAAGAGCTACTACCGTTACTATCTCCCCCAGGGCATTGTTATATTAAAGAGGTTGTATATAAGTTATTTGGTGTTACTTAAATGGGGTGTGGCGATGATGTGATTGACATCTAATAGATCAAGCGTAAACACGCTTCAATTGAGCGCCGTATTAAACTTCGTTTTTACCCTTTGATTGAGGGTTAACAACACTTTCgacattttaaataaacaatgttATGTTCAGCAGTAAGTGTAAGTGAGTATTCTGAAGTACTTTCGGTAAGTGGCTCATATTGATATTTGAACTTTAAATCCTCTCACGTTAGCAATATATGCTACCTAAATAGTTAGCGAATTTGACGAAATGCAGTTTAAGTCCTTCACATTAAACTTCGTCAAAAAGTCCTTTGACCCATGACTGCAATCTTGTTGTCTTCAAAGTGGGAGTCGGACATACCGTCCACTGTAAACAGTGTATGGGTTCCCTCTTATCATGAGGTTACGAGGGAAGGGTGTGGAGAAGCTGGTAAACGCAAAGGTTTTTATTGAATTATGAGGAGCAGTTATCAACTAGATTAGCATTTCCTGTAGGAAATACTAGAGGGCTGGAAAAGCTGTGCCGTGTTCTGACTAATGTTATGGCCAGCACCCTTGAATGAGGAGGCATAAGGTCAATGTACTGTGTGGGACCAAGATTTGAGGTGTGAGAGAATttcagtgtaatgtgtgtagagtcttgtgtgtgttaAACTGTAGGCTATATGGTGAGTGGcaatgtatgtagtgtgtattgtgtatgaaggtgtattgtgtgtgagtgagtgattgaGTGTAGTCGGGATACACAGATGCTGTATGCTGTCGCCCAGTTCTGTTCCTATCGCGAATGTAACGTTTATGTTTCTTGGTTTAATTCGCTGTTCTTGTCTTGGTAATTGTGTTATTCCTACATTTATGCtacatacagggttcccacaccttggttaacatcaaattcaaggacctttcaatgactttccaggaccaacttcctcaaattcaaggactgcacctggcaccatttacctactgttacccctgaatatgttgtcaaaaaacgatgttaattcaatgcaaattcaaaagaccgaatgccatttcaagacatgcatcctgaaatgttctgtgcatgacattaagcgctgattaaacgaaaacttaattcacactcaacatgactggcaatttagcagtggacctgtgagaaggtgacattcacgtaaagcggctacacatacattaactacctacaggaaacactagctttcggtgctgaacaaacaaacaaagatttctctacaggagaatgaccaaacttttgcaaagtaaaagtcagcataggccctgtagaatcaacataattttaaatgaacttgtgctggcaaaataatgacacgttgacagtagacaaataataatatcaataatacacatatgcatatacacatactgtCACGCTActgtccccgaacccttcctttggggcgtgtgttaacgttgttagcgtctactcgtctgcgtcagtgtatcttcGTGgatgcgggtgcgtcttgtcattatccgtctcacctgtggctcgtctcgtcatcacgtggggttgatgtggtctgtctatttaatgtgcgttcgcgcagtgtcttgtgctcgtcgttgtctaatgtatACACGTCTTCGTTGTAGTTTAAGTGTtacaataaaagtgacgtctgtcgcaacaaggactctgtgtctcatccgtctgccgccgcccagcgtcacagaacgacgagccgtcagagacacaacaagccatgccaggctacaccacccggccaaagaagggcaagaagcccagcaagcgccgCCATGCCTCTGCTCCTGCCCAACACCGCGCGGCCACCGTAACTCCcgaactgatggagcaggacccgttatGCAGCATCATGCTGCTTCGGTCTCGGGAGGCCAAGACGGTGGAAATGGCGGAGTATTTCCGCCAGACCGTGGTgcggatgtggagggagcgacacccctgtcccaccagagacctctcgcccctgagggtaggctccctcgaactctgctccacagagaagactcctgagagcgagttcgagggggaggaatcagagggcgaggaggaagaggaagatcaggctccctcggtttgttccgcctccaccgtggactacggtgaggaggaggactaccctccatccgtTTGCTACGCCCCCACGGTGTActatggtgggggagaggggaacgaggaggactaccctccatccgagtgctccgcacctgccgtgggctacggtgaggaagaggaggaggaagactacgattaccctccgtccgagtgctccgcacctgccgtggtctacggggaggaagaggaggaggaagacgacgaataccctccgtcagacTGCTCCGCACCAGCTGTGGGCTACgacaaggaggtggaggagttcgagtcggaggaggaaggcagtccgcctccctctgagtgttccgctgggactgtaaaggggaggtggacaccaGAAACGGTCCCATCCTCCAATTGTtccggaggagagaggatggactgctcccggggtggcagcccggagcagtccatggagtgggaccaaggagaagaggaggaggagatggagaccgcaGGGGATCTCCCAGGCGGTCTGCTCGGGGCGTCTACCGGcggcgctgcacccggcgcctacgccggtcgcgctgcacccggcacgtccgccggtcgcgctgcacccggcacgtccgccggtcgcgctgcacccggcaagtccgccggtcgcgctgcaccccgcgGAGGGTCCGTTGCGAGGACCGGAGGAGGACCGTCCGCTGCAGCAccggcagctcccgatctctctccccttatcgccctactcctggcgcgtagtctggcgcctgtttcatgtttatgtgtaccagtgtttgtaagtcttcccatttgtgtgcctaacccgtttttccctttcgtgccactatgtgtaagtttacctgtgtgtgtgtttgtgaatgtcccgttaaatgtgtctaacgtgttttcccccgtcttcccagggagggtgttctagactgtgcgtggcggactctccaccgagggcggtcatctcccagacgcaggactgggcgcttcggatccgcccatcgacgtgggttcggggcactcggtcctgttggcaccccgggacgggtagtgcccttggtgggggcgtctgtcacgctactgtccccgaacccttcctttggggcgtgtgttaacgttgttagcgtctactcgtctgcgtcagtgtatctccgttcagcgtcacacatacagtacatacataaaacagaggagcaaagccatataatgagattagaactatagatctCTAGAGAAATttggtgtgagatgattctagcattttccaagttttttaatctacttaatgaagagtaatatgaattttattcattcataaagagaaaagaaggcttttaaccactccacttactgtagtgaatgtggtattttgctaaaagtacgactacatttatggcatcagagaaatccgaactttagttttccgcataaagtaaaatggtatcaaaagaaagaatgttaagtttgagattaatcgtgtttctagtgtccatgcaaaaactttgtgaatg containing:
- the LOC143521877 gene encoding uncharacterized protein LOC143521877, coding for MPGYTTRPKKGKKPSKRRHASAPAQHRAATVTPELMEQDPLCSIMLLRSREAKTVEMAEYFRQTVVRMWRERHPCPTRDLSPLRVGSLELCSTEKTPESEFEGEESEGEEEEEDQAPSVCSASTVDYGEEEDYPPSVCYAPTVYYGGGEGNEEDYPPSECSAPAVGYGEEEEEEDYDYPPSECSAPAVVYGEEEEEEDDEYPPSDCSAPAVGYDKEVEEFESEEEGSPPPSECSAGTVKGRWTPETVPSSNCSGGERMDCSRGGSPEQSMEWDQGEEEEEMETAGDLPGGLLGASTGGAAPGAYAGRAAPA